In one window of Fulvia fulva chromosome 5, complete sequence DNA:
- a CDS encoding Serine/threonine-protein kinase RIO1 has product MAEFGQAHRPPREYVENEGYVGSRNAMPGSAHDSLGNPLEAQEDDAENDEDYDDLFEPSDDEGLAAGNPADYTKAYNRQRKLNDNSIPEAQKPKANPQLNTRAEIDDQVKALSKHTAKLKLGQIEGGVTKHHAGAEKSDRATSEQVLDPRTRMILLQMLNRNIISELNGVLSTGKEANVYHAASTPQEETGTDAPAVTLNRAVKVYKTSILVFKDRDKYVTGEFRFRQGYNKSSNRAMVKVWAEKEFRNLRRIYQAGIPCPEPVYLKAHVLVMGFIGSSKGVPAPRLRDVEFAAEEAESRWRDVYVELLCYMRKLYQICRLVHADLSEYNLLYHKSKLYVIDVSQSVEHDHPRSLEFLRMDIKNASDFFRRKGVDILSERTVFKYILASGGSTEESGMRADLDKLFEKKAQGDEEEGDEVDDEVFRQQYIPQTLQQVYDIERDGEQIQSGSGGNLVYEQLLANGEQKDQKANGEDADSESSEDDEDSDDDEEDDAFKEKAPRGKRFEDKDVKKAHKQAVKEEKRERRKEKMPKHLKKKLISGSSRGKK; this is encoded by the coding sequence ATGGCAGAATTTGGCCAAGCACACCGACCGCCACGCGAGTATGTCGAGAACGAAGGCTATGTAGGGTCCCGCAATGCGATGCCAGGATCGGCACACGACAGTCTGGGCAATCCACTCGAAGCACAAGAGGATGATGCAGAGAACGACGAAGACTACGACGATCTATTCGAGCCTTCAGACGACGAGGGTCTCGCCGCTGGCAACCCCGCCGACTACACCAAAGCCTACAACCGACAGCGGAAACTGAACGACAACAGCATCCCGGAGGCACAGAAGCCCAAAGCGAACCCGCAGCTCAACACACGCGCCGAGATCGACGACCAAGTCAAAGCACTCAGCAAGCACACCGCCAAGTTAAAGTTGGGCCAGATCGAGGGCGGCGTCACCAAACACCATGCAGGTGCTGAGAAGAGCGATCGGGCGACGAGTGAGCAGGTGCTGGACCCGAGGACACGGATGATCCTGCTGCAGATGCTCAACAGGAACATCATCTCTGAGCTGAATGGTGTGTTGTCGACAGGCAAAGAGGCGAACGTGTACCACGCAGCCAGCACACCCCAGGAAGAGACAGGCACAGACGCACCCGCAGTGACGCTCAACAGAGCTGTCAAGGTATACAAGACGAGCATCTTGGTCTTCAAGGACAGAGACAAGTATGTCACTGGCGAGTTCCGCTTCCGACAAGGCTACAACAAGAGCTCGAACAGAGCCATGGTCAAGGTCTGGGCAGAGAAGGAGTTCCGCAACCTCAGGCGCATATATCAAGCCGGCATTCCATGTCCAGAGCCAGTATACCTCAAGGCACACGTCCTCGTCATGGGCTTCATCGGCAGCTCCAAGGGCGTGCCAGCACCACGACTTCGAGACGTCGAGTTCGCAGCAGAAGAGGCCGAATCAAGGTGGCGAGATGTCTACGTGGAACTGCTTTGCTACATGAGGAAACTCTACCAAATCTGCCGCTTGGTGCACGCAGATCTGTCGGAGTACAATCTGCTTTACCACAAGAGCAAACTGTACGTCATCGATGTATCACAATCAGTCGAGCACGATCATCCTCGATCTCTCGAGTTCCTGCGCATGGACATCAAGAACGCTTCGGACTTCTTCCGGCGGAAGGGTGTGGATATCCTTAGCGAGCGGACAGTCTTCAAGTACATCTTGGCATCAGGAGGTAGCACAGAAGAATCTGGTATGCGGGCTGACTTGGACAAGCTTTTTGAGAAGAAAGCACAAGGCGATGAGGAGGAAGGCGACGAGGTCGACGACGAAGTCTTCCGTCAGCAATATATCCCCCAAACTTTGCAGCAAGTGTACGACATTGAGCGTGACGGCGAACAGATCCAGTCCGGCTCCGGTGGCAACCTAGTCTACGAGCAGCTTTTGGCCAACGGCGAGCAGAAGGACCAAAAAGCAAACGGTGAAGATGCAGACAGCGAGTCATCAGAGGACGATGAAGACAGTGACGACGACGAAGAAGATGATGCCTTTAAAGAGAAGGCTCCTCGAGGGAAGCGCTTCGAGGACAAGGATGTCAAGAAAGCTCACAAGCAAGCCGTGAAAGAAGAGAAGCGGGAGCGGAGGAAGGAGAAGATGCCGAAACATCTCAAGAAGAAGCTTATAAGCGGCTCTTCGCGAGGGAAGAAGTGA
- a CDS encoding Subtilisin-like serine protease Cla h, translated as MKSFIAFTLPLLAAASPVLHEQSIHGDAAPIISSANAKEIPDSYIIKFKKHVTTQLAADHHDWVKDIHLGVQSRKTELKKRSQIPMVDDIFHGLKHTYNIAGSYLGYSGHFDEDVIEQIRRHPDVEMIERDQEVHTLGHSDEGELEKNAPWGLARISHRDSLSFGSFNKYLYSADGGEGVDVYVIDTGTNTEHVDFEGRAEWGKTIPSGDADEDGNGHGTHCSGTVAGKKYGVAKKAHIKAVKVLRSNGSGSMSDVVKGVEYAANAHNEQVSVAKKGKRKGFKGSAANMSLGGGKSPLLDQAVNAAVDAGIHFAVAAGNDNADSCNYSPAAADQAVTVGASTLADERAYFSNYGKCNDIFAPGLNIQSTWIGSKYAINTISGTSMASPHIAGLLAYYLSLQPAKDSAYAVAEITPKQLKKNLIAVATEGALTDVPSNTANILAWNGGGSSSYSDIVDKGSYKVDNKAALPVENLKEKAKEVVESFEELEEKLMKDVKDFIREIKNA; from the exons ATGAAGTCGTTCATCGCCTTCACACTGCCGCTTCTGGCGGCCGCGAGCCCGGTGCTCCACGAACAGAGCATCCACGGCGATGCAGCTCCCATCATCTCTTCGGCCAACGCAAAGGAGATTCCCGACAGCTACATCATCAAGTTCAAGAAGCATGTCACGACACAGCTCGCCGCCGACCACCACGACTGGGTCAAGGACATCCACTTGGGCGTTCAATCGCGCAAGACCGAGCTCAAGAAGAGGAGTCAGATACCAATGGTCGATGACATCTTCCACGGCCTGAAGCACACATACAACATCGCCGGCTCGTATCTTGGATACTCTGGCCACTTCGATGAGGATGTGATCGAGCAGATTCGCCGTCACCCCGAT GTCGAGATGATCGAGCGCGACCAGGAGGTCCACACCCTTGGCCACTCCGACGAAGGAGAGCTGGAGAAGAACGCTCCATGGGGTCTTGCCCGTATCTCTCACCGTGACAGCTTGTCCTTTGGCAGCTTCAACAAGTACCTGTACTCCGCCGACGGTGGTGAGGGCGTTGATGTCTACGTTATCGACACTGGTACCAACACCGAGCACGTCGACTTCGAGGGCCGTGCTGAGTGGGGCAAGACCATTCCCAGCGGCGATGCTGATGAGGATGGTAACGGTCACGGCACTCACTGCTCCGGCACAGTTGCTGGTAAGAAGTACGGTGTTGCAAAGAAGGCCCACATCAAGGCTGTCAAGGTGCTGCGCTCCAACGGCTCTGGCTCCATGTCCGATGTCGTCAAGGGTGTCGAGTACGCTGCCAACGCACACAACGAGCAGGTCTCAGTCGCAAAGAAGGGCAAGCGCAAGGGTTTCAAGGGCTCTGCTGCCAACATGAGCTTGGGCGGTGGCAAGTCTCCACTTCTCGACCAGGCCGTCAACGCTGCTGTCGACGCTGGCATTCACTTCGCCGTTGCTGCAGGTAACGATAACGCCG ACTCCTGCAACTACTCACCAGCAGCTGCCGACCAGGCCGTAACCGTTGGTGCCAGCACTCTCGCAGATGAGCGTGCTTACTTCTCCAACTACGGCAAGTGCAACGACATCTTTGCCCCAGGTCTCAACATCCAGTCCACTTGGATCGGCAGCAAGTACGCCATCAATACCATTTCCGGTACCTCGATGGCTTCCCCACACATCGCCGGTCTCCTCGCATACTACCTGTCTCTTCAGCCAGCCAAAGACTCCGCTTACGCTGTTGCCGAGATCACCCCCAAGCAGCTCAAGAAGAACTTGATTGCTGTTGCCACCGAG GGCGCACTTACTGATGTTCCATCCAACACTGCCAACATCCTTGCCTGGAACGGTGGAGGTAGCTCCAGCTACTCTGACATTGTCGACAAGGGCAGCTACAAGGTCGACAACAAGGCCGCCCTCCCAGTCGAGAACCTGAAGGAGAAGGCCAAGGAGGTCGTCGAGTCCTTTGAGGAGCTCGAGGAGAAGCTCATGAAGGACGTCAAGGACTTCATCCGTGAGATCAAGAACGCGTAA
- a CDS encoding Beige 1, giving the protein MALRAGQPASRMSSFSRGMNADEQSSDTASLIQQLGLLQSTSDVDELSRLSDTAERLRHDLGSSSNASAKDTFRHGHGFEKTLQVLHELGTNPIAPMRNLLQLLTAALRHRGNDRYFSNHLHGWDSLGKIFNAFDSQEHVSSLLEGLLALAVDEIGDTASDPRHRTIVHARACECATRVVLGHKQPVEWLESLAALSETSTRNASALSRTNIAHDILHYLDTAAQDDTLRPTCTRLLLSVARYGLQSLDDVVGLFKSAAASDTAKETLLTLLRSSKEPAFIQFDLSLCGYSSIEFPRLPGAFPPSIGYSLTVWLKIDEFDPNAHTTIFGAFDANQGCFVMMYLEKDSHQLILQTSMRAPSPSIRFKSTHFEASTWYHIAIVQRKSPTEPNQSMASLFVDGNFAEQRKCHYPETPDESLERSNSQSASMPAAQRRFKPVQAFFGTPRSVASKPRPNEVTTKYSLGGSHLYQVPLTDEFVAVHHRLGPRYSGNFQDTLGPLLTYRASSELNRYNETLHPDRSDRSDIMIATEGRGSEVVPESRMLLGLSPSAHIDFDAPNINFGGHDVELDHKAQQKYQILAKQVRAVAVNTAVATLNEAVTRSYGTGLVMGDPVIVTSRPLDDATWRLCGSIPILLQQLESATSKKSFLQAVEILVECVRDNWRISEAMEKGNGFGMLALIIREKLGFEVASTPHASTRRPSPMIGFEDRQSLPAELLETILDFVGHSKSNPGESLLINPMAYRVLVVDFDTWRRCDLASQTIYWKQFVDFTSGNRHSAFNDKRLTKMRVVKRLIEALKSEDVTAESAPLMMTAMKALLDTTAAQSLYRDLAMFVAYSLQDNRAMHAMGVKSFASTVSLRQKMGSWARNGRGSRPSTPGGAPTSITKPALTQYEIAILTLKLVLEILGEERSSINAKRFNKAIPTRWLLHLFAETDVRVIELTLSLTCRALIALGSEFKINFADKNSGFTILKLRLKPFWRTTSIWMLSFAMLFGRNVPLDWLSQDFSAFHLVEMLSVDDSLAICHPEMLPVIFTMLEAGMRKVAKDEEKQDELEAHILKTVIQLLGELYDRSSAFRDFTITSKYLQELLFVLFPLLTGTDRLSAETELGSGSDALSFRGQQVRMRPHSNSLGERPPSVRSISPAKGRRTPSPMAANRVQVPRRISSFVLINDGGDRLAVPPAQFKAPMAPKSGGNLKINVTNSLVESLLELTITLFIDQICYRDKFSGIGLFLKVPPGFKEHQAYFESYVLVNALSQLGSHLRLNQRLLVETRVLTNLARYAQHMAEAVSEGWFIDGAQPLLDFTGEILEHLQAPDVASQKAVRLCSQSITMIRVVFLKATLWRLSELNEDANQKHVDEFLTKMTYWQTILFSAENQETLFTKLICYLLYHKLVSGVKSVRLAAARLWRTVLVQKPTETATMLTATMGPDQRHLSTGFMKLISMDDEDFLAWVDQTRSVLDNLFHKSLSKPWDDFVQSENRSAEDTTKHRLSKRRDKLKQWHNEESAADEVINKYETSTSHWRANVHAQERVKLQRALQDQQENVNHLYAAFSKIAVLLHQPCGLLPIEPSRWHLDETEAVNRMRLRIVPDTTEIKQEYQPKRKASRSVSNGAKLAIDTQISRNSDGTSFPMLAAPNTTHLDGANESVEQGTSGRPRSESVSNSQLLEGGFEMVDDPKEDEDGVVEDKNRKIMTSLQRNDQVQQLYNTSRIVGLEACEGLVVVGQKCFYMQDNFFQRSDGEIISVAQAPADERDPYVQLISGKDVGSSKTKHSIGDQETRHWTWAEVLSVSKRRFLLRDVAIEVFFTDGRSYLLTCMSSKVRDDLYSAIVQRAPHVHSTFGLASEDAWRLDTLRNPEEAPKNLGSKFNSLFNNGPANTAMKRWQRGEMSNFQYLMLINTMAGRTFNDLTQYPVFPWVLSDYSSEELDLDDSKSYRDFAKPMGCQSPMREAEYKDRYKQFAEMGDHNAPAFHYGTHYSSAMIVSSYLIRLQPFVQSYLLLQGGAFDHADRLFDSIEKAWLSASKDTMSDVRELTPEFFYLPEFLTNINKYDFGTKQVTGEAVNDVRLPQWAKGDPHIFIAKHRQALESPYVSEHLHDWIDLVFGFKQRGEAAIEATNVFQHLSYGGARDLDKIEDQVERLATIGIIHSFGQTPHQVFQKPHLWRELDKQADQRLDTLAETLTKLPDTVLNISEKVVDFTFSPTQNRLLTSGPCQLNVLPDCDRFMQWGFADHSVRFFSKHSKRLLGLHENSHVGPVTAATFVDSKTLITAGQDSTIGVWKVLTSRDLIELHPKTYLFGHRTAVTVLAASRVFSTLVSASADGQTLIWGLNRYNCIRILLSPGGPAIQAARISNSSGHILLCRGSKALLYTINGQLLVEQQLCDRDEDDILSCAFYEGANEYLERELIFTGHANGLTNIWTLTALSDGKWCLLLVKRMSHGDHFSAKNRSAPGITAVLPVAKAVYTGDEEGNVFSWETVVRHSGVSMRGR; this is encoded by the exons ATGGCACTGCGGGCAGGTCAGCCTGCTTCTCGCATGAGCTCCTTCTCGAGAGGCATGAACGCCGATGAGCAGTCCTCGGATACCGCCAGTTTGATTCAGCAACTTGGACTCTTGCAAAGTACATCGGATGTTGACGAGCTGAGCCGCTTGTCAGACACAGCGGAGAGACTGCGGCATGATTTAGGTTCCAGCAGCAATGCATCAGCAAAGGATACATTCCGGCATGGCCACGGCTTTGAGAAGACATTGCAGGTACTTCACGAACTTGGGACCAACCCCATCGCGCCGATGAGGAATCTGCTTCAACTGCTGACAGCTGCTCTGCGCCACCGTGGCAACGATCGGTACTTCAGCAATCACCTCCACGGTTGGGACTCTCTGGGGAAGATATTCAATGCCTTTGATTCTCAGGAGCATGTGTCCTCTCTACTGGAAGGTCTTCTGGCGCTGGCGGTGGATGAAATTGGCGATACGGCTTCAGACCCGAGGCACCGGACCATAGTCCACGCACGAGCATGTGAATGTGCAACCCGAGTCGTGCTCGGGCACAAGCAGCCAGTGGAATGGTTGGAAAGCCTCGCAGCACTCAGTGAAACGAGCACGCGTAATGCTTCTGCGCTGTCGCGGACCAACATCGCCCACGACATCCTCCATTACCTCGACACCGCAGCGCAAGATGATACCTTGAGGCCGACATGCACGAGACTGCTCCTGAGCGTAGCTCGTTATGGGTTACAGAGCCTGGACGACGTTGTTGGACTCTTCAAGTCCGCAGCTGCGTCCGACACAGCCAAGGAGACTCTACTTACTCTGCTCCGAAGTTCGAAAGAGCCTGCTTTCATTCAGTTCGATCTCAGCTTATGTGGGTACTCGTCCATAGAATTCCCGCGCTTGCCAGGCGCGTTTCCGCCATCCATCGGCTACAGTTTGACGGTCTGGCTAAAGATTGATGAGTTTGATCCGAATGCGCATACAACCATCTTCGGCGCCTTCGATGCGAATCAAGGGTGCTTTGTCATGATGTACTTGGAGAAAGACAGCCATCAACTGATCTTGCAAACAAGCATGAGAGCTCCGAGTCCGAGCATTCGATTCAAGTCGACCCATTTTGAGGCATCCACGTGGTATCATATTGCCATCGTGCAGCGCAAAAGCCCGACTGAGCCAAACCAAAGCATGGCCTCTCTATTCGTGGATGGGAACTTTGCCGAGCAGCGAAAGTGTCACTACCCTGAGACTCCCGATGAAAGTCTGGAACGATCGAACTCACAATCTGCCTCCATGCCTGCTGCCCAGCGGCGCTTCAAGCCTGTACAGGCTTTCTTCGGTACACCACGCAGCGTCGCCTCCAAACCACGACCCAACGAAGTGACAACAAAGTACTCACTCGGAGGATCTCATCTGTATCAGGTACCATTGACAGACGAGTTTGTGGCCGTCCATCATCGCCTTGGACCGCGTTACAGCGGCAACTTCCAGGATACACTTGGTCCTCTGCTCACCTATCGAGCTTCTTCCGAGCTCAATCGGTACAACGAAACCTTGCATCCCGATCGGTCTGACAGATCCGACATTATGATAGCGACCGAAGGCAGGGGCAGCGAAGTCGTGCCTGAGTCGCGCATGTTACTTGGACTGAGCCCATCCGCGCACATCGACTTCGATGCACCCAACATCAACTTTGGCGGTCACGATGTAGAGCTAGACCACAAAGCGCAGCAGAAGTACCAGATACTAGCGAAACAAGTTCGAGCTGTCGCAGTCAACACGGCCGTTGCCACACTCAACGAAGCGGTGACTCGATCGTATGGCACTGGGCTCGTCATGGGCGATCCAGTCATCGTGACATCGAGACCTCTGGACGACGCAACTTGGCGGCTATGTGGATCTATACCGATTCTGCTGCAACAATTGGAGTCGGCCACTTCTAAAAAAAGTTTCCTCCAAGCCGTTGAGATTCTAGTTGAATGCGTGCGCGATAATTGGCGCATCAGCGAAGCGATGGAAAAGGGCAATGGCTTCGGAATGTTGGCATTGATCATTCGCGAGAAGCTGGGGTTTGAAGTTGCGTCAACTCCACATGCTTCAACGCGGCGACCGTCACCAATGATTGGGTTCGAAGACCGCCAAAGCCTGCCGGCTGAGCTTCTGGAAACCATCCTTGATTTTGTTGGTCACAGCAAGTCGAACCCAGGAGAGTCGTTGTTGATCAACCCGATGGCATATCGTGTACTAGTCGTCGACTTCGATACGTGGAGGCGATGCGACTTGGCCAGCCAGACAATCTACTGGAAGCAGTTCGTCGATTTTACGAGTGGCAACAGACACAGTGCCTTCAACGATAAGAGACTGACGAAAATGAGGGTCGTCAAGAGGCTGATTGAAGCTCTCAAGTCAGAGGACGTCACAGCAGAGTCTGCTCCCCTTATGATGACGGCGATGAAAGCCCTGCTGGACACGACTGCGGCACAATCACTTTATCGCGACCTAGCAATGTTCGTGGCATACAGCCTCCAGGACAACCGCGCCATGCATGCTATGGGTGTCAAAAGTTTCGCGAGCACCGTGAGCTTGAGGCAGAAAATGGGCTCATGGGCTCGCAACGGGCGTGGATCTAGGCCATCGACCCCCGGAGGAGCTCCCACGTCAATCACCAAGCCTGCCCTCACACAGTACGAGATTGCGATCCTGACACTCAAACTTGTTCTCGAGATACTCGGGGAAGAGCGATCAAGCATCAACGCCAAGCGCTTCAATAAGGCCATTCCCACGCGTTGGCTCCTTCATCTCTTTGCTGAGACTGACGTCCGTGTCATTGAGCTTACATTGAGCTTAACCTGCAGGGCACTCATAGCATTAGGGTCAGAGTTCAAGATCAACTTCGCCGACAAGAACAGCGGGTTCACGATCCTGAAACTCCGCCTGAAGCCCTTCTGGAGGACGACATCGATCTGGATGTTGTCTTTCGCAATGCTCTTTGGTCGCAATGTACCCTTGGACTGGCTTTCGCAGGACTTCTCAGCATTTCACCTCGTCGAAATGCTCTCTGTGGATGATTCACTGGCAATATGTCACCCGGAAATGCTGCCTGTCATCTTCACCATGCTCGAAGCTGGAATGCGAAAAGTTGCCAAAGACGAGGAGAAGCAAGATGAGCTGGAGGCTCATATCTTGAAGACAGTCATTCAGCTCCTTGGTGAGCTGTACGACCGCAGTAGTGCTTTCAGGGATTTTACGATCACCTCGAAATACCTCCAGGAGCTCTTGTTTGTGCTCTTTCCCCTACTCACTGGGACGGATCGACTGTCTGCGGAAACGGAACTTGGATCTGGATCGGACGCATTGTCGTTTCGAGGGCAACAGGTCAGAATGCGACCACATTCAAATTCACTGGGTGAGCGACCGCCCTCGGTTCGGAGTATATCCCCAGCGAAAGGCAGACGAACGCCGTCGCCAATGGCTGCGAATAGGGTGCAAG TCCCACGACGGATatcgtctttcgttttgaTCAACGACGGAGGCGATCGATTGGCCGTGCCTCCAGCCCAGTTCAAGGCGCCTATGGCACCGAAAAGCGGTGGGAACTTGAAAATCAATGTCACCAATTCCTTGGTGGAGAGCCTTCTGGAACTCACGATTACGCTATTCATTGACCAAATCTGCTATAGAGACAAGTTCAGCGGCATAGGGCTATTCTTGAAG GTACCACCTGGCTTCAAGGAACACCAAGCCTACTTTGAATCATACGTCTTGGTGAACGCTCTTTCTCAATTAGGCAGTCACCTTCGCCTAAACCAACGACTGCTCGTAGAGACACGAGTCTTGACAAACCTGGCGAGATACGCCCAGCACATGGCGGAAGCTGTGTCAGAAGGTTGGTTCATTGATGGCGCGCAGCCGTTGCTCGACTTCACCGGCGAGATACTGGAGCATCTTCAAGCACCGGATGTTGCATCACAAAAGGCAGTGCGGCTATGCAGCCAATCGATCACAATGATTCGCGTTGTCTTCCTCAAGGCAACCTTATGGAGGCTTTCCGAGCTGAATGAAGATGCGAACCAGAAGCACGTCGACGAATTCCTCACGAAGATGACTTACTGGCAAACGATCCTGTTCTCCGCAGAAAACCAGGAGACCCTGTTCACTAAATTGATTTGCTACCTACTGTACCACAAGCTCGTCTCGGGAGTAAAGTCTGTTCGATTGGCGGCGGCAAGACTCTGGCGGACGGTGCTGGTGCAGAAGCCGACAGAGACCGCAACAATGCTCACGGCAACCATGGGCCCGGACCAACGCCACCTTTCGACTGGTTTCATGAAGTTGATCTCCATGGACGATGAGGACTTCCTAGCTTGGGTGGACCAAACCCGCAGCGTTCTCGACAACTTATTCCACAAGTCGCTGAGCAAGCCTTGGGACGACTTCGTGCAGAGCGAGAACCGTAGCGCAGAGGATACGACCAAGCACCGGCTTTCCAAGCGAAGAGACAAGCTCAAGCAATGGCATAACGAGGAGTCCGCAGCAGATGAAGTCATTAACAAATACGAGACGTCGACAAGCCACTGGAGGGCCAACGTGCATGCTCAGGAACGTGTCAAGCTACAGAGAGCTCTACAAGACCAGCAGGAGAATGTGAATCATCTTTATGCCGCCTTCTCAAAGATCGCTGTTCTGCTGCATCAACCATGCGGCCTCTTGCCTATTGAGCCTTCAAGGTGGCATCTGGACGAGACTGAAGCCGTCAATCGTATGCGCTTGCGTATTGTTCCCGACACGACCGAGATCAAACAAGAATACCAGCCCAAGCGAAAGGCGTCACGAAGCGTATCAAACGGAGCCAAGCTCGCAATCGATACACAGATCTCGCGGAACTCCGACGGAACATCGTTCCCAATGCTAGCCGCTCCCAACACTACCCATCTCGACGGTGCCAATGAATCCGTGGAGCAAGGCACCTCTGGACGGCCAAGGAGCGAGTCGGTATCAAACTCCCAGCTCTTAGAAGGCGGGTTTGAGATGGTCGATGACCCCAAGGAGGACGAAGATGGTGTTGTTGAGGACAAGAACCGCAAGATCATGACCAGTTTACAACGCAACGATCAAGTGCAGCAGCTCTATAACACATCGCGTATCGTGGGTCTTGAAGCCTGCGAAGGTCTAGTGGTTGTCGGGCAGAAGTGCTTCTACATGCAGGACAACTTTTTTCAGAGATCCGATGGCGAGATCATTAGCGTGGCTCAGGCGCCTGCGGATGAGAGAGACCCTTATGTGCAGCTCATATCCGGCAAAGACGTTGGCAGTTCCAAGACCAAACACAGCATTGGTGACCAGGAGACACGACACTGGACCTGGGCAGAAGTACTGAGCGTCTCGAAGCGTCGCTTTCTACTGCGGGATGTCGCTATCGAGGTCTTCTTCACAGACGGACGCAGCTATCTGCTGACTTGCATGTCTTCGAAAGTGCGGGACGACCTGTATAGCGCGATAGTGCAGAGGGCACCGCATGTACACAGTACATTCGGACTCGCCAGTGAGGACGCTTGGCGCCTCGACACCCTACGCAACCCCGAGGAGGCTCCGAAGAACTTGGGCTCGAAGTTCAACAGCCTCTTCAACAACGGGCCAGCCAATACAGCTATGAAGCGATGGCAAAGAGGCGAGATGTCGAACTTTCAGTACCTGATGCTTATCAACACGATGGCTGGCAGGACTTTCAACGACCTCACTCAGTATCCTGTCTTCCCATGGGTACTCTCCGACTATTCCAGCGAGGAGCTCGATTTAGACGATTCGAAGTCCTATAGAGACTTTGCCAAGCCCATGGGATGTCAGTCACCTATGAGGGAGGCTGAGTACAAGGATCGCTATAAGCAGTTCGCCGAAATGGGCGATCACAATGCGCCGGCATTCCACTACGGGACCCACTATTCGTCGGCTATGATTGTCAGCTC GTACTTGATTCGATTACAGCCATTTGTACAGTCATACTTGCTATTGCAAGGCGGAGCTTTCGACCATGCTGATCGCCTTTTCGACTCGATCGAGAAGGCTTGGCTGTCTGCATCAAAGGATACTATGAGCGATGTTCGCGAGCTGACCCCGGAGTTCTTCTACTTACCGGAGTTCCTGACCAACATCAACAAGTATGATTTCGGCACCAAACAGGTCACGGGCGAGGCTGTGAACGATGTCCGTCTGCCACAGTGGGCCAAAGGGGATCCCCATATCTTTATTGCCAAACATCGGCAGGCACTGGAGAGTCCTTACGTCAGCGAGCACCTTCATGACTGGATTGACTTGGTGTTCGGCTTCAAGCAACGTGGCGAGGCAGCAATAGAGGCCACGAACGTGTTTCAACACCTCTCTTATGGTGGTGCTCGAGATCTGGACAAGATCGAAGATCAAGTGGAAAGACTTGCCACTATCGGCATAATACACTCCTTTGGACAAACCCCCCATCAGGTCTTTCAAAAGCCTCATCTCTGGCGCGAGCTCGACAAGCAAGCCGATCAAAGGCTCGACACGTTAGCAGAGACTTTGACGAAATTGCCGGACACTGTGCTTAACATAAGCGAAAAGGTCGTGGACTTCACCTTCTCCCCTACTCAGAACAGGCTTCTCACCAGCGGTCCTTGTCAGCTCAACGTATTACCTGACTGCGACCGCTTCATGCAGTGGGGTTTCGCCGATCATAGCGTGCGCTTCTTCTCCAAGCACTCGAAGCGATTGCTAGGCCTCCATGAGAACAGCCACGTGGGCCCAGTCACAGCAGCAACGTTCGTAGACAGCAAAACGCTTATAACTGCGGGGCAAGACAGTACGATTGGCGTCTGGAAAGTCCTCACTTCACGGGACCTTATCGAACTTCACCCGAAGACATATCTCTTTGGGCATCGTACTGCAGTAACGGTGCTGGCAGCAAGCCGTGTCTTCAGCACTCTTGTCTCAGCCTCTGCAGACGGCCAGACTCTGATCTGGGGCCTGAACCGCTACAACTGCATCAGGATCCTCCTCTCACCTGGTGGTCCAGCAATTCAAGCCGCACGTATCAGCAACTCTAGCGGTCACATCTTGCTGTGCAGAGGCTCGAAAGCCCTCCTATACACCATCAATGGCCAACTTCTCGTTGAGCAGCAACTCTGCGACCGAGACGAAGACGACATCTTATCCTGCGCTTTCTACGAAGGGGCTAACGAGTATCTTGAGAGGGAATTGATCTTCACCGGTCACGCGAACGGTTTGACAAACATTTGGACGTTGACGGCGCTGAGCGACGGGAAGTGGTGCTTGCTGCTTGTAAAGAGGATGAGCCATGGGGATCACTTTTCGGCGAAGAACAGGAGTGCTCCAGGCATAACGGCCGTGTTGCCGGTTGCGAAGGCGGTCTACACGGGTGACGAGGAGGGGAACGTGTTCAGTTGGGAAACTGTTGTAAGGCATAGCGGCGTGAGCATGAGAGGGCGCTGA